The nucleotide sequence TTTTTATATTTTCAGCTTTGAGCCTCTCACTGATGCTCTTAGCAAATTCGACTGCCTTTACTCCGTCTCCGTGCAGACAAACCGAATCTGCCTCAAGTTCTATAAGATTTCCCGTGATAGTCTTTACCGTTCCGTCTTTTACCATCTGCACGACTCTTTCTATCGCCAGATTCTCATCTGTGATCATGGCTCCCTCTTTTGTCCTTTGAACCAGTGAACCATCATCCTCATAGGCTCTGTCTGCAAAAACTTCATTTGCCGCCTTAAGTCCTGTATCCCTTGCGGCTTTGACAAGCATGCTTCCCGAAAGCCCCAATAATATGAGTTCCGGATCTACTTCATAAATTCCCTCTGCAATTGCAGAAGCAAGCTTCATATCCTTTGCTGCCATATTGTACATGGCTCCATGGGGTTTTACATGACTTAAACTTATGTCATTTGCCTTGCAGAAAGCCTTCAGGGCACCTATCTGATATTGTACTATAAATTTGAGTTCAGTCGGTGCGATATTCATATTTCTTCTTCCGAATCCCACGAGATCAGCGTATCCCGGATGTGCTCCTACCTCTACATTTTCTTCCTTGC is from Lachnospiraceae bacterium C1.1 and encodes:
- a CDS encoding 5-oxoprolinase subunit PxpA; its protein translation is MKKIDLNCDLGESFGNYKCGMDEKVIPYISSANIACGFHASDPCVMSEAVRMCKEENVEVGAHPGYADLVGFGRRNMNIAPTELKFIVQYQIGALKAFCKANDISLSHVKPHGAMYNMAAKDMKLASAIAEGIYEVDPELILLGLSGSMLVKAARDTGLKAANEVFADRAYEDDGSLVQRTKEGAMITDENLAIERVVQMVKDGTVKTITGNLIELEADSVCLHGDGVKAVEFAKSISERLKAENIKICGLEEVIKGE